Within Hydra vulgaris chromosome 02, alternate assembly HydraT2T_AEP, the genomic segment attttttgaactgaGAAATCAGATGTAAGTTCCTGATTCctgattttttaaaccaaactttgaattatttacaagattatataaattttatctattcttgaaagtaatataaatttagttaagttttcacctgacatgtttttatttttttcataaactttacaTTAACCAACATTCTTTTAGCAAAAAATGGGTTTATTGACGGTTTTGTTTATATACTCATGTTActcattaaaaactgttaaagctaacaatttacaattttaaaaaatgtcaagaatatgtatgcaaatttatttaaatttatacaaatttatacgtttttaactaaaagtttcttagaaaaatgttttcttaaattttacatttgattttagtATTTGTTCAGCCGTTTGCATCTGCAGTAATACCTGAAAAATACTATATCGAACCTCAGGACTTTGTAAATGATATGCAAGACAAGTTTATTTCTAAGCGAGAAGCACCATTTCGCGATGACTTAGAAGATAATTTGTTTCCAAGTGATAAAGAGCAGGAGTTTCTTGAGGACCCATACCAACCTGTTTTCTATATAACTGAAGGTGCAGACTCTAATGACGATACCGATACAGATGATAAAGACTTAAGCGATGAGGCTGAATCAGGCGATGCAGTTGATGGAAACAATGAATCTGGTTCAGAATCTGGTGAAAGCGAAAGTGGTTCAAATGAGAGTGAATCTAAGATTATAGACGATGCATCAAAACAAGATATtgaaatcaaaaactaaaagaaaatacgTAAAATGTACTTTAAACATTAGATAGATTTTAAATCATAACATCACTATACCgcaatattatagaaaaaagtcaaaaaaaaatgattttaaatatagtttcttCAAATGCAGAATATATTGATTAGTTATGAATATTGAGTGAGATGAGCATTGATTGTGacaaataagatttatttttagttgttagGAATGATGGATGAGAGTTACTGGTAATTGTAGGGAAtgataaataagatttattattaGTTGTTAGGATTGATAAATGagttttatttgtaattgtAGGGAAtgataaataagatttattattaGTTGTTAGTAATGatgtatgaaatttttattagtaattgtTAGAAATGatatataagttttacaattagtTGTTAGGAATGTTAAATGAGATTTATTGGTAATTGTAAGGAATGATAAATAAGGTTTATTATTAGTTGTTAGGAATGAtgaatcaaattaataattgaaTGAATCAATGTTGCAATCATTTCTTTAAACTCTAAAACACGAAATTTGGCAAACAAAGTTGTTGCAATAAAAGTTGCGTAGAAAAACATGTTGAGCGCAGCACTATCAGAGATGTGGTAGGGTTCAAACACCGTACTTTTTGCTTAAAAAGTGAGATAtaaggccgggtgaataaaaaaaacaattgtttataCTCAGTAACTGGTCAgttttatgtgaataaaaacttcagcagttttgctcaaatttttattcaggtaaagttaagcaatttactcagtatttgctcagctttacgtgaataaaaacttaaccaaaatttttattttttatttacgtaaagctgaccagttactgagtaaattgcttttttattatttacccGGCCTATATTTCCAAAAATACTCCATATTGATcatacaaatgttaaaaagttatattttatatttaatttaaatttacatatattcttttgtatttatatatatgtattttttacgTTTTACAATGAATTGTGAAACGTAAAGATTGGATTTTATTGGACTTTTAACAGGTATTTGATAAAGCTTAAAATAAACAGCACTTATATCCCAAGCAAAAAACACTAGTTTGCCAAATTTCCGTTTGGAGCACTGATTCCGAAATTGCTAgttacttcttttaaaaaaaatctctttttttgaggtttttctcaaaattgtacaaaaaatgagtgcagtttagttaaaaatgatttttattttctagctccatataaacttaaataatataatatcttaaaaatccAGACTTAATTAAAGCCCATTTAGAGTTAATTTAAGTATAGTTTGGGACCTAACACTAAATCATTTTAAAGGATCTGATTCATTTAATTATCGTGTTTTAACTCCTTTTTAGTTAATAATCGtgtttaaacttctttttttgaaaattttttgaattaatttttaaaagtttttaaaaaaatataccaaCTAAAGAAGTAGCGTTCTCTTAATAAATCAGACAGAATCAGTAAATATAGGCTATACTTAATCTTACAACAAGATGCGTTTTAACAATAGGGTAGAGCCACACTTGAGCATAGGGGCAATCATAGAGTAAAACCAGAGTTGAGCATGGGGCAAgttaggcaaataaaatatctcaaaaactacgCATCACATGACAAAACATTTAATGGATGAAAGTTAGGGAATTAGAACGTTAACACAATGCGCAACAAAAGATTGCTGGAAAGCAGTTGAGTAAAGTACGCGggcattttttctaatttggaccaaaaaagtaaaaaacaaaaatttttttggtatttttctcttatatattataaacttttttcatctgCCAAAACTTAACTGttgatattttacaaatttatcggactttttttttaaaattagccATTTTTTCGaagtttaactgttttttttcaaaacttaactAATGTGTCAACTTGTCTAGTCGGGGTAATTGAGCagctttgaaataaataaaactatcgAGCACAAAGAAACAGTTTTGATGAGAActacattatttatatacatttttaaaattagtaattttaaaatcggGCTTTAAAGTTTAAGATAGTtgcataaaacaataatttaatattttatgacactttgttactatttaattttttcacttctCTTACTTACtcattaaattgtataaaataaaaagtttataaattatacacacGTAGGTTAGTGAAAGTTTTATTGATGAATAACCCAAGTTTCGTACCAtgcatattcatttattttttgattgctcaacttaatttaaaaaaaattatgtaaatccGACGCACCATTAATGAGAGctgttaaatttagtaaaagttGCTCAACTAGCCACGCTCTACCCTACTTACCTACTACCCCCGCTCTACCCTAATgcctgaaattattttaaatacgtGTTCAAGGCATCATGGTTTTAACCAAAATGCTTTGAACACACGTACCAAGATCGATCAGTAAAAGAAACAACTTCGTGAGTTTCTTTTTACTGGTTTGTGGTTTTTACAATAGTATCAAAACCaactttataatacttttttttagtttttaaactcaGGGTGTGCAACCAGTATGTACGAGCATTTTTATAATTCTAAGACGACGctctttcttatttttaaactcaCATTCAGATTTAGAAGTGAAAATGCTGGCTTAAactgagcattttttttttttttggcttttcgaaatattgaaaataaatgtagCGATAAAATATCAGCagttacaaatataaacaattacaaCTAGACAAAAGACATTGGTTTCCCGAGGACTAGTCTTAGTATGTTTCAGTAGCTTTAATAATGTTGCGTACTATAAAGATcacgtttgaaaaaaaaaataatgttatgaaAATAACAGATTGTCTCTCGGACATTGGGACATgtaaattagctttttttttatttattaaaacttttaactttacgAGTAGACATCAATATGAAAGCTAACGTAAGTAcaaattatatgtatttaaaatataacaataacttggcagttaataataatttttttacaaaactgagaagtttaaaattaatattaattcttagaattttgaaatactaatttaaGGCACCCATCGGAATACATACATTTCAAatgtatgaaaaataaatattctatattaaaattttatttttgttctattttttatcttgtttacCTTTCAATCAAAAAACTGATTGTAAAAAAAcgcaaattttctttttcccattcaactttttttatccaGTAATTGTTTTCACTTGAATATTGACAGAATAAAATCACTGCAAGTTATTATACCTTCATGAGATGGTATAAACAAAGTCGTTTAACACATAATTATGAATTACATTAGGGGTTTTTGGTTTCAGCCAAGACAAAGCAGCCAACTTTAACTGCGAAAATGTCAACCGTTTTTGAAAACCTCCGTACAATGCAAAAGCCACTGCGTTTACGGCACCATTAGCTGAAGAAGATATGACACCCAAAATAAGTATTGTATAATCTGGAGCATCGTCTGGATGAATTGCGTTCATAATGCGAAAAATTAATGACGGTAGAgatacaattaaataaattagcgGGTACACTGCCaactgttttatttcttttaatatgaAAGTGTTTCTATCAAAAGCCTGTTCTGCATTGTTATGTACACCCGcccattgttttttttcttgcactgcttttaaaagaatataggAATAGGACGTTATGAGGAAAAAAACCACAACAAATTTTGGAACATACCAAGCTCCAAAGCGCATTGCAGCAGCATCATGTCTTATCCAGCACCATGCACCCGCTTTACCGTAGCtgtattttgtaaaaggcaAAGCAACCCAAAATAATGGAAGCAACCATgaaattaaatgcaaatatttttctttattttcaattgtttttttttttgtagagcACAACACATGAATAGTTATAGAAATTACCCACAGTAAGGTTGACCACGAAAAGTATTGCATTGTTATCGCTTGAAACATACAGGTTGTATAGTTGTTTATGTCACTAATTAGATAACTGATTGATTGAAGTGCAGAACTTAtactaagaaaaaataaaagtcggAAAACGAAGAACTGATAATCACGAAACAgacatattataaatattacaaacatGCACCCAAACAAGGATAACCCTGCGAATACTTGCAAATAAATCACAACAGATTCACACTGGTGCAAAGTATAGTAATATGGCCATAAGCACATTAAGGTATTATTCAAATTGCTcatattaatctaaaaaaacaattaataagtGTATGTgagtttaaatatgttttttgtattatattaaaaatatcatactattttattctaaaaatttcaAGTGAAAAGCAAAACaagtatttttgtattattattaaaaggtTTTAAGAGTTGCATTCTAAGCAAATACAAAAGaagtttgtgtgtgtgtgtgtgtgcgtgcatGTGTATGTACgtttgtgtttgtgtgtgtgatCCTCAACTAATTTTACTGATACTCCAACAGAGGGTACGTAATCCCgtgctttatttttaatgctgGAATTTTGGTATTACATTTACCTAGTCCCCATACTTACCAAGTACCTGTTCTTAAAAGATAATAAcatattagtttataaaaattttaaggaaaTTAATAACATGACACATTcaaaaataggtttaaaaaaactattcatttaattataaggtaattgtttggttttttaacattatacatatttaattatttaatttgaatgatttcattatttttataaatataatatgcatatgtatttatttttgattatttctaaaatacGTTTTAATGTAGCCAGATTTTATAacgactttttatttttgtagccAAAAAGCCAGCCGCAGAAAATGCACATTCAAATTCTACTCTGCACAGTGGCGTAGAGTAGCcaaaattgagttttttgttttgttttgtttttcatacggtgggtttaaaagatttaaacattaaatataaatatattaaaatatctaaaattttaaaaattttaacaatgaGATATTTAGgtacaaagttaaaatttttgttcaaaagtgTAACTCAAGAGAAAACTTTATGGGTGATGTTCCAACTTGGGTGATGTTCCtaccaatttatattaaaagtaatataataaatattaaattacctTTAATATTTCTCCAGTTATACATACATTAACGGAAtgatttatgatatatttaattGCAATAGTGAAAATAAggccaaaatataaaaaagtaatgtagTGTTTTAACTTTAGTGAAGCTAGAAAACTGATATAAAATTGCTTACACGGTGGTATCAGTTGATTTACACGGTGACAACTGTTTTCACGGTGACATAAGCTTTTATTAATGCTAAATGAGCTCGAAAAATTTAGTGAAAGATGTAGCCGCATCTTTTGGCACtatttagaaataattgttttttagtgatgcatggtttttgtaaatatgatcatgtaaaatttaaaacccgCTCATTTTGATGGGGGTATAAACTTTACATGTTCAAAAACTTTTGAGCACTAAAAGATCATGAAATTTGGAACATGATGAAGAAATTTAGATAAagatattaagttaaaatattttagtcacTTAGTGTCCTcgcatttattattaatataaactttaatataaatgtagaaGTTGatgatgattataataaaaaacaatgtttaagcaaaaatttttatttgaaaaatacaaataacttaaaaaatgttttttataaaaacttattgtgATTTTCTCTTAAAATGTCGGAATCAAACTTCAGTGTTCTCTTCCTTGtggaaaaatcttataaatgtcTAAGCCACAAAGTTAAGTTTCTCTGAAACTACAAATCAAAATTATGTGAAATTTTGAATATACATACTTTACTTTATaacatttactttataataataacattgtgcaggtaataaaaaaataattttggccaCCCTTTTGTATGTCCCAGAACCACTGGCACTGGTAAGCTTAATAGTCATTATAAAGTTATACGCTTTTCAGTGACGGAtcaagcattttttggtgtttgagccAACTTCCAAACATGGagcaaactttaaacatttgcatgtttatacttatgtcaagcATAGGATGATTGGAGGCTGATTAGGATGATTGGAGGCTGATAAGGATGATAGGAGGCTATTTTAAACTTACCTGCTTACAAGCAGGTAAGTTtaaaatagatataataaaaaaaccctaaaatttaATCCCCCTTCCCCCCAAACGTGAGGgtaacaagttgataaaatgttttttgtactattctcaacttgACTTaaattcatcgataaattttaagtttcatagtatcaataaattatatcaataaaatttcaataattagttaatatcaataaaaagggGTTACAAATTTAAGACCAAGAATGAAACCTTGTGATActcttaaaatttctaaaaatgaaGGATTGTTGGCTCAGGAACAACTTTAGTACTGTCGTAAGATAGAAatgattcaataatttaaaaaactttcttggaTACACCATGTGCAATATCCATTATGCCAGATTAtatcaaaagcatttaatatgTCATGAGCAATAACCTGTGCCTCGCCGCCTCCATCTAACtcaagaaaaaacttttcttttataatagtTAGCTAGTGTAAACAGCTCTTGTTCTAGAGAACAAGATTATTGAAATCCGTAATGATAgtcaaaaagtaagtttttaaactcaaaatgaGATTTTAgaagtttgttaattaaatattcaaagaCCATTTTTAATAACCGACAGAAAACTGATTGGACAAGAGTTGGAGGGGTCATAACGTTctccaaagtttttttaaaatttggagtCACAGATACCATTTTCCAGCATAGAGGAAAACAAAACTTAGTTCAGCActtgttaaattaatttaaaagttattaagagATTTCCG encodes:
- the LOC100202370 gene encoding uncharacterized protein LOC100202370, translated to MTPLISWLYFLVSMLFVQPFASAVIPEKYYIEPQDFVNDMQDKFISKREAPFRDDLEDNLFPSDKEQEFLEDPYQPVFYITEGADSNDDTDTDDKDLSDEAESGDAVDGNNESGSESGESESGSNESESKIIDDASKQDIEIKN
- the LOC105850925 gene encoding cyclic AMP receptor-like protein A, which codes for MSNLNNTLMCLWPYYYTLHQCESVVIYLQVFAGLSLFGCMFVIFIICLFRDYQFFVFRLLFFLSISSALQSISYLISDINNYTTCMFQAITMQYFSWSTLLWVISITIHVLCSTKKKTIENKEKYLHLISWLLPLFWVALPFTKYSYGKAGAWCWIRHDAAAMRFGAWYVPKFVVVFFLITSYSYILLKAVQEKKQWAGVHNNAEQAFDRNTFILKEIKQLAVYPLIYLIVSLPSLIFRIMNAIHPDDAPDYTILILGVISSSANGAVNAVAFALYGGFQKRLTFSQLKLAALSWLKPKTPNVIHNYVLNDFVYTIS